The following coding sequences lie in one Thermodesulforhabdaceae bacterium genomic window:
- a CDS encoding Rne/Rng family ribonuclease has translation MSNQILLINAIHPEEFRIALVEGSSLEGFFIETTSRATSVGNIYKGIIEQVQPALQAAFVSYGAERNGFLPLDEIHPEYFCQDPVGEPRIQDLIQPGQEVLVQVTKDGGNLKGAALTTYISLAGRYVVLMPGRNQRAVSRKIADEEQRERLRAIAYEMPVPEEFGIIVRTAAANQTKKDILKDLRYLLKIWESIREKAATQPSPSLIYQERGLAIRVIRDYFTPDIKRIVVDQKDVYREVKDFLRIISPKHQNCVELYRHTTPLFTYYRIEDQIERIFDKRVPLKSGGYLIIEPTEALVAIDVNSGGATLDKDIEETAFRVNMEAAAEIPRQLRLRDLGGLIVIDFIDMFHPAKKAKIEQELRKATRKDKAKITIGRISRFGLLEMSRQHLGMSVQLGSYKECPQCHGTGMVQTAEAAALSFLRKIWTKLAMEDDVKKLRVKVAPEVAFYLLNRKRPDIMDLEERYKVSIFIEGDPSLRQDEGIVEEMNGK, from the coding sequence ATGAGCAATCAGATTCTGTTAATTAATGCTATTCATCCAGAGGAATTTCGTATAGCTCTGGTTGAAGGCTCCAGCCTTGAAGGTTTTTTCATTGAGACTACATCCAGAGCCACCTCTGTGGGTAATATCTACAAAGGTATCATAGAACAGGTGCAACCGGCTCTTCAGGCTGCCTTCGTGAGTTATGGCGCTGAACGTAACGGTTTCCTGCCTCTGGATGAAATTCATCCAGAGTATTTTTGCCAGGATCCCGTCGGAGAGCCTCGCATTCAAGACTTGATCCAGCCGGGTCAGGAAGTGCTCGTTCAGGTCACAAAAGACGGAGGAAACCTTAAAGGAGCCGCTCTCACAACTTATATCTCTCTTGCCGGAAGATATGTAGTGTTGATGCCTGGACGCAACCAGAGAGCGGTTTCTAGAAAAATTGCCGATGAAGAACAGCGAGAACGTCTCAGAGCTATTGCTTACGAGATGCCGGTTCCAGAAGAGTTCGGTATTATCGTCCGGACGGCAGCAGCAAATCAGACAAAGAAGGACATTCTGAAAGATCTGCGATATCTTCTAAAAATTTGGGAAAGCATTCGAGAAAAGGCGGCGACTCAACCCTCCCCATCCCTTATTTATCAGGAAAGGGGTTTAGCGATACGTGTCATAAGGGATTACTTCACACCCGATATAAAAAGAATCGTGGTAGATCAAAAGGATGTTTACCGAGAAGTTAAAGACTTTCTTAGAATTATAAGCCCAAAACATCAAAATTGTGTTGAACTGTATCGCCATACCACGCCGCTTTTTACGTATTATAGAATTGAGGATCAGATCGAGCGGATATTCGATAAAAGAGTGCCCCTTAAGTCCGGAGGTTATCTCATCATAGAACCGACGGAAGCTCTGGTGGCAATTGATGTAAATTCAGGTGGAGCAACCCTGGACAAAGACATCGAGGAGACGGCTTTCCGGGTAAACATGGAAGCGGCGGCGGAAATTCCGCGTCAGCTTCGTCTTCGAGATCTTGGTGGATTGATCGTTATAGATTTTATTGACATGTTCCATCCGGCTAAAAAAGCAAAAATTGAGCAGGAACTTCGGAAGGCTACCAGAAAAGATAAGGCGAAAATCACTATTGGAAGGATTTCTCGCTTTGGCCTGCTTGAAATGTCCCGCCAGCATCTGGGAATGAGCGTCCAGCTTGGATCTTACAAGGAATGTCCTCAATGCCACGGGACAGGAATGGTGCAGACGGCAGAAGCAGCAGCTTTATCATTCCTTCGTAAAATCTGGACAAAGCTTGCTATGGAAGATGATGTCAAGAAGTTACGAGTAAAAGTTGCTCCGGAAGTGGCATTCTATCTCCTAAACAGAAAGCGTCCGGACATCATGGATCTGGAGGAAAGATACAAGGTTAGCATATTCATTGAAGGCGATCCTTCGCTTCGGCAGGATGAAGGTATCGTGGAAGAGATGAATGGAAAATAG
- a CDS encoding PBP1A family penicillin-binding protein, protein MSSFKLFKPKRSRFFYVLIGWTLSVLVIVAGVFFYFAWQVEKRFSGQKWSIPSYVFSDTVILFPGQPLSLETFSRMLTRRFYRKSLAQPSRPGEYWIDASRGECIAWFRSFNFPGKNIQERRLIFKIKNNILTEISSNEEKLPYWELEPVELARLFGRDKEQRILVNIRSVSPFLKDAVVAIEDKRFYDHPGIDFIGIARALWTDLRAKKIVQGGSTITQQLVKNYFLEPERTLKRKILEAIISIVIELRYSKDEILEMYLNEVYMGQRGSVEIRGIGEAARVYFGRNVEDLSLTEAATLAGMIKAPNFYNPTLHPDRAKTRRDIVLEAMAEQGKIDQETLKIAKSQPLETFKGFNIPLKQAPYFVDLVFEQLKQLYDPKSLESDGLAIYTSLIPEIEEEAEQALRAELQKLETSLSALKESDAENILQGVIIAVQPKTGMVRALVGGRDYSTSMFNRATKAMRQVGSAIKPFIYLEAIQKGWTPASWLDDEPLTIPIAGTPWTPENYYRRFRGRVTLREALEQSLNVPTVRLAMDVGLEDIISFLKKINIFDQMEPYPSIALGALETTPLQLASAYTALANDGDKPFLITVKEVYDAQGVLQEQHHMGWIQIASPAETFLVTSMLEGVVQRGTARSLASMGINFPCAGKTGTTSDYRDSWFVGYTTDMVSLAWVGFDDNRSTGLSGATGALRVWARFMKNISYFLNPQPFQPPSGIVTRSVCSLSGALAIDQCPSVYTEYFIEGREPTELCPIHGQTMRPVEENAEHLNNQQKGENNPQP, encoded by the coding sequence ATGTCATCTTTCAAACTTTTCAAACCGAAAAGATCAAGGTTTTTCTATGTCCTTATCGGTTGGACTTTATCGGTTCTGGTGATAGTAGCTGGAGTTTTTTTCTACTTCGCATGGCAGGTGGAAAAGCGCTTTTCGGGTCAAAAATGGAGTATTCCTTCGTATGTTTTTTCGGACACAGTGATTCTCTTCCCGGGTCAACCTTTAAGTTTAGAAACCTTTTCCCGTATGTTAACCCGACGTTTCTATCGAAAAAGTCTAGCTCAACCATCAAGACCAGGCGAATATTGGATTGATGCATCTCGAGGGGAATGTATAGCATGGTTTCGTTCATTTAACTTCCCGGGCAAAAACATACAGGAGCGGCGACTCATCTTTAAGATAAAAAACAACATTCTCACAGAAATATCCTCCAACGAAGAAAAACTTCCCTACTGGGAACTCGAACCGGTCGAACTCGCAAGGCTCTTTGGACGTGACAAAGAACAACGTATCCTTGTGAACATCCGTAGTGTCTCCCCTTTCCTAAAAGACGCTGTGGTTGCCATAGAAGATAAGCGGTTTTACGATCACCCTGGCATTGACTTTATCGGCATTGCAAGAGCTCTATGGACGGATCTTCGAGCTAAAAAAATCGTTCAGGGAGGATCTACAATCACTCAACAACTTGTAAAGAACTATTTTCTGGAACCGGAAAGAACTCTTAAGCGTAAAATTCTTGAAGCAATCATCTCCATCGTCATCGAATTGCGCTACAGCAAGGATGAAATTTTAGAAATGTATCTAAACGAAGTTTACATGGGACAAAGGGGTTCTGTGGAAATTAGAGGGATTGGGGAAGCGGCGAGAGTTTATTTCGGTAGAAATGTCGAAGACTTGTCTCTTACAGAAGCGGCCACTCTCGCGGGCATGATCAAGGCACCCAATTTCTACAACCCAACTCTTCATCCAGATAGAGCTAAAACTCGCCGGGATATCGTATTGGAAGCCATGGCTGAACAAGGGAAAATAGATCAGGAAACGTTAAAGATAGCTAAAAGTCAGCCACTTGAAACTTTCAAAGGATTTAACATCCCACTTAAACAAGCTCCCTACTTTGTTGATCTTGTATTTGAACAATTGAAGCAACTATATGATCCTAAAAGCCTTGAAAGTGATGGATTAGCGATCTACACAAGTCTAATTCCAGAAATAGAGGAAGAAGCCGAACAAGCTTTAAGAGCCGAACTTCAAAAGCTCGAAACATCTCTCTCTGCCCTTAAGGAATCTGATGCCGAAAATATACTCCAGGGCGTTATTATAGCCGTTCAGCCAAAAACCGGTATGGTAAGAGCTCTGGTTGGAGGGAGAGACTATTCGACAAGCATGTTTAATCGGGCAACTAAAGCAATGAGACAGGTAGGTTCTGCCATCAAGCCTTTCATTTATTTGGAAGCTATTCAAAAGGGCTGGACACCGGCAAGCTGGCTTGATGACGAACCACTTACAATACCTATAGCTGGAACACCCTGGACACCAGAAAATTACTATCGTAGATTCCGAGGGCGAGTCACCCTCAGGGAAGCTCTCGAACAATCCTTGAACGTTCCCACCGTTCGCCTTGCGATGGATGTAGGGCTTGAAGATATAATTTCTTTTCTTAAGAAAATTAACATTTTCGACCAGATGGAACCCTACCCTTCCATCGCCCTTGGAGCCCTGGAAACAACCCCTCTTCAACTCGCCTCTGCCTACACGGCTCTGGCTAACGATGGCGACAAACCCTTTCTTATCACAGTAAAGGAAGTTTACGATGCCCAGGGAGTGCTTCAAGAACAGCACCACATGGGATGGATTCAAATTGCATCACCTGCGGAAACCTTTCTTGTCACCAGTATGCTTGAAGGCGTTGTGCAAAGAGGCACCGCCAGGTCTCTTGCTTCAATGGGTATAAACTTTCCATGCGCCGGAAAAACGGGAACCACAAGCGACTACCGTGATTCCTGGTTTGTTGGATACACCACTGATATGGTTTCTTTAGCCTGGGTGGGATTTGACGACAATCGCTCCACAGGACTTTCTGGAGCCACAGGAGCTCTACGGGTGTGGGCAAGATTTATGAAGAACATCTCCTATTTTTTGAATCCTCAGCCCTTCCAACCACCATCAGGGATTGTAACCAGAAGTGTATGCTCTCTGTCGGGGGCTCTTGCTATTGACCAGTGCCCATCGGTTTATACAGAATATTTTATCGAGGGACGCGAACCCACAGAACTATGCCCCATACACGGGCAAACCATGCGACCCGTCGAAGAAAATGCAGAACATCTTAATAATCAGCAAAAAGGAGAAAATAATCCTCAACCATGA
- a CDS encoding universal stress protein, translating into MVAAQPAPEVLNRHLLVTISNEPSCFYGVRFVVSFFSVKKNINVTLFYVGSSSKEPNDVNRREATEAQKMALDLLTMSGFPEKNITMKIAEKRFGIVQDIVREGHEGLYDAVVLGRRGYLAFEGLLGTSTSREILEARIDFPVWVCKSITLPHRHIIVATDGSEASLRIADHVGFMIKDEDHTVTVCHVGSPSEQSERIIEEAVEAILANGVEKERITTEIIQGKKPAEALLQKMKESNAIAMAIGRSKAKEGTLRGWLMGSCSSKILSDFEAGALWISK; encoded by the coding sequence ATGGTTGCCGCACAGCCAGCACCGGAAGTCCTTAATAGGCACCTTCTTGTAACAATAAGCAATGAACCGAGTTGTTTTTATGGGGTTCGCTTCGTTGTGTCTTTTTTCTCCGTCAAAAAAAACATTAATGTAACTCTTTTCTACGTGGGGTCTTCTTCTAAAGAACCCAATGATGTTAACCGCCGGGAAGCTACGGAAGCTCAGAAGATGGCATTAGATTTACTTACAATGTCAGGCTTCCCAGAGAAAAACATTACAATGAAAATAGCAGAAAAACGTTTCGGTATAGTCCAGGACATAGTCAGAGAAGGACACGAAGGACTTTACGATGCGGTTGTCCTTGGACGTCGAGGTTACCTGGCCTTCGAAGGACTACTTGGAACAAGCACAAGCCGTGAAATACTTGAAGCCAGAATAGATTTCCCCGTATGGGTATGTAAAAGCATTACTTTACCACACCGCCATATCATTGTGGCTACAGATGGATCAGAAGCAAGCCTAAGAATAGCAGATCACGTAGGATTCATGATTAAAGACGAAGATCACACAGTCACGGTATGCCATGTTGGTAGCCCATCGGAACAAAGTGAAAGAATCATAGAAGAAGCAGTTGAAGCTATACTGGCAAACGGGGTAGAAAAGGAACGTATCACCACAGAAATTATCCAGGGAAAAAAGCCCGCAGAAGCTCTTCTTCAAAAGATGAAAGAGTCCAACGCTATTGCTATGGCTATCGGTAGAAGCAAGGCAAAGGAAGGAACTCTTAGGGGATGGTTAATGGGATCTTGCAGTTCTAAGATTCTCTCTGACTTTGAAGCGGGAGCACTCTGGATCAGCAAATAA
- a CDS encoding acyl-CoA dehydratase activase — translation MYIVGLDIGSVSINAVVIRNDGHTSANINEWLVEELPYRRHFGLVREEVLKILEDICARYKPENIQAIAITGSHGERIAKDLVAFFEVETIAQVIGTIKMAPGVRTIISIGGQDAMLFQIGYGRDGTWFLEGFNINGPCASGTGSFIDQQAERLAQVMYGSHWEPSQEHLQKTLEDFIALGLTSSSPAPVACRCTVFTKSDMIHLQNKGEPLPNIIAGLHYGNAANYLSTIIGNREIQEPIVFIGGMASNELQVRAFRSYFPSLTVPPFHTSVGAIGVALIARDRAVKHTVNLDALKDQRSKSVDFGRTEPLGLEWTNFPADNALPSLRSSKNKRYRGFLGIDIGSTTTKYVFMDEKKKILHKNYVPTRGRPIEVTQQLLKGLFEAFDGRCDIIAIATTGSGRNVVGDFLDADLIIDEITAHARGAVEIDPKVDTVFEIGGQDSKYILLHKTHPIDFDMNKVCAAGTGSFLHELANKMKINIVGEFQEVALSSKSPVNLAERCTVFMESDLMSYAQKGARREDLIAGLCYAIVHNYLNRVVGKRSIGNRIMFLGGPSLNKGIVAAFERVLKKPLIVPKHREVMGAFGAALLVKERWEQAGKDKNPDLKAEVQRRTKSIISLIDSKVDYKETICHADPKCHNECKLKIYNFGGRKSIWGGDCGRYEVTRYDGPTETDYIGERNGIFWDILKEWGVEPGIPSSGRLGLPLVGVPLGLHFWEWAVFWVPVLRQLGFPVLLSPRTDHAITRVGIETVTAETCFPVKVFLGHVKWIADKAEMFFLPTVITMPALAEREVSFFCPLVQSGRYVAAQSITLDRSRIIDPTVYIKDGPDRIAHALFRSLPSSLGISEDQVRRAVKISWDRYWRFREELKTKGEALISESLEKGEPIWIISGRPYNLYDARLNLQLGQHLAKRGIRAITFDFIDLAAEDISDFPRMYWGFGSRIVRAAKKIARTPHLYGLHITNFSCGPDSFIEHFYRHVLQNKPALILEYDEHTAVAGILTRVEAYQNVVRNIEANLSVSDSDAIEFERLSN, via the coding sequence ATGTATATCGTGGGCTTAGACATTGGTTCCGTTAGTATAAACGCTGTAGTGATACGAAACGATGGACATACTTCGGCAAACATTAATGAATGGCTTGTCGAAGAACTGCCTTACAGAAGGCATTTTGGCCTTGTTCGCGAGGAAGTCCTTAAAATCCTGGAAGATATTTGTGCCCGTTATAAACCGGAAAATATCCAGGCTATAGCCATAACCGGCTCTCATGGTGAGAGAATTGCTAAAGATCTGGTTGCCTTCTTCGAGGTGGAAACGATAGCGCAGGTAATTGGAACCATCAAGATGGCCCCCGGTGTAAGGACCATTATAAGCATCGGGGGACAGGATGCCATGCTGTTTCAGATCGGCTATGGCCGGGATGGAACATGGTTTCTGGAAGGCTTTAACATAAATGGTCCCTGCGCTTCAGGCACCGGTTCTTTCATAGACCAGCAAGCCGAGCGGCTTGCTCAGGTTATGTATGGGTCACATTGGGAACCATCTCAGGAACACCTTCAGAAAACTCTCGAAGATTTCATCGCTCTCGGGCTTACCAGTTCATCCCCGGCTCCAGTAGCCTGCCGTTGCACCGTCTTTACTAAATCGGACATGATTCATCTCCAGAACAAGGGAGAACCTCTCCCTAACATTATCGCCGGACTTCACTACGGAAACGCTGCAAACTACCTGAGCACCATTATCGGTAACCGTGAGATTCAGGAACCTATAGTGTTTATCGGGGGTATGGCTTCAAACGAACTTCAGGTTCGAGCTTTCCGTTCCTATTTCCCATCCCTTACAGTTCCGCCATTTCATACATCAGTTGGGGCTATCGGGGTTGCACTTATAGCTAGAGACAGAGCAGTAAAACACACTGTTAATCTTGATGCCTTGAAGGATCAAAGAAGTAAGTCGGTCGATTTCGGTCGCACTGAACCGCTTGGGCTTGAATGGACAAATTTCCCCGCAGACAATGCTCTCCCGTCTCTAAGAAGTTCCAAGAACAAACGCTACAGAGGCTTTCTCGGGATCGATATAGGATCTACCACGACCAAATATGTCTTCATGGACGAAAAGAAAAAAATTCTGCATAAAAATTATGTGCCCACCAGAGGTCGTCCCATTGAGGTAACTCAGCAGCTTCTGAAAGGACTTTTTGAAGCTTTTGATGGGCGATGTGACATAATCGCCATTGCAACAACCGGTTCTGGGCGAAATGTTGTGGGAGATTTTCTGGATGCCGATTTGATTATTGATGAAATTACCGCTCACGCTCGCGGTGCCGTAGAAATTGATCCTAAAGTGGATACGGTTTTCGAAATTGGGGGGCAGGATTCTAAATATATCTTACTTCATAAAACTCACCCCATTGACTTCGACATGAATAAGGTCTGTGCGGCAGGGACGGGGAGTTTTCTACATGAACTCGCCAATAAGATGAAAATTAACATTGTGGGCGAATTTCAGGAAGTAGCTCTCTCTTCCAAATCGCCCGTGAACCTGGCTGAACGTTGCACGGTATTCATGGAATCAGACCTTATGAGCTATGCTCAGAAGGGAGCGCGCCGTGAGGATCTCATCGCGGGACTCTGCTACGCCATCGTTCATAACTATCTCAATCGAGTTGTTGGAAAGCGATCCATAGGGAATCGAATAATGTTCCTGGGCGGTCCTTCTCTCAACAAGGGCATTGTAGCAGCTTTTGAGAGAGTCTTGAAAAAACCGCTTATAGTGCCCAAACATCGGGAAGTAATGGGAGCCTTTGGAGCGGCTCTGCTGGTAAAAGAGAGATGGGAACAGGCCGGGAAGGACAAAAATCCCGATCTCAAGGCTGAAGTTCAGCGAAGGACGAAATCAATTATTAGTTTGATAGACAGTAAGGTTGACTACAAAGAAACTATATGTCATGCCGATCCCAAATGTCATAACGAGTGCAAACTCAAGATCTATAATTTCGGTGGGCGCAAGAGCATTTGGGGTGGAGACTGTGGACGATATGAAGTGACTCGCTATGATGGCCCCACTGAGACCGATTATATCGGAGAGCGGAATGGAATCTTCTGGGATATTTTGAAAGAATGGGGTGTCGAGCCTGGAATTCCATCTTCGGGACGATTGGGTTTGCCGCTGGTGGGAGTTCCACTTGGACTTCATTTTTGGGAGTGGGCGGTTTTTTGGGTTCCTGTCCTGCGGCAACTTGGCTTTCCTGTGCTTCTTAGTCCCAGAACAGATCACGCTATAACTCGAGTCGGAATCGAAACGGTTACTGCAGAAACCTGTTTTCCGGTTAAAGTCTTCCTTGGGCATGTTAAATGGATTGCAGATAAGGCAGAAATGTTTTTCCTTCCCACGGTTATCACAATGCCGGCTCTGGCTGAAAGAGAGGTCAGCTTCTTCTGTCCGCTGGTTCAAAGTGGTCGATATGTGGCGGCTCAGTCTATAACGCTCGATCGTTCACGCATAATCGACCCAACGGTTTACATAAAAGATGGTCCTGATCGGATTGCTCACGCTCTCTTTCGCTCTCTTCCTTCGTCTTTAGGCATATCTGAAGATCAAGTTCGTCGGGCTGTTAAAATATCGTGGGATCGATATTGGCGGTTTAGAGAAGAATTAAAAACCAAAGGCGAAGCCCTAATCAGTGAATCTCTTGAAAAGGGTGAGCCAATTTGGATTATCTCGGGAAGACCTTACAATCTCTACGATGCTCGCCTTAACTTACAGCTTGGTCAACATCTTGCCAAACGGGGCATCCGGGCGATAACCTTTGATTTCATAGACCTTGCGGCTGAAGATATAAGCGACTTCCCACGTATGTATTGGGGTTTTGGATCAAGAATTGTCCGGGCTGCCAAGAAAATAGCCAGAACGCCACACTTATACGGGCTTCACATAACCAATTTCAGTTGCGGACCTGATTCCTTCATTGAACATTTCTATCGACACGTGCTTCAGAACAAGCCAGCGCTTATTCTGGAATACGATGAACATACAGCCGTTGCAGGAATTCTAACTAGAGTGGAAGCCTACCAAAATGTGGTGAGAAATATCGAAGCAAACCTATCCGTTAGTGATTCTGATGCCATCGAATTTGAACGCCTTAGCAACTGA
- a CDS encoding FAD-linked oxidase C-terminal domain-containing protein, with amino-acid sequence MTDLKRFISRCAEIVGTSNVLLEPEDRLAYGYDASRLGAMPLCVITPGFTEEVSKILAEANRERIPVYARGAGSGMVGGVVPTQPGIVLSTERMNRIIEIDEDNFTAFVEPGVITGSLQKAVKRLGLFYPPDPSSLAFSTIGGNVATGAGGPRAVKYGVTKDYVLGLEVVLASGEVISTGKAIIKRSVGYDLTRLMVGSEGTLGIFTKILLRLIPAPTASYLLFVPFRGAEQAAKAVVTILKHRILPSAIEFMDEDVVSLVAPHSPVLIPPETKSLLLIELDDPEGLLEKNTNAVRQICIDHGALMVMIASDDAEIDALWVVRRAISPSLAKIRPAKINEDVVVPRSRLPELVNTVKELSKRFGIPIVSFGHAGDGNLHVNILYDPKNEAEQESARKATETLFRSVLNLGGSISGEHGIGIAKSPFIRWDIGESTLETMWRIKYALDPNNILNPGKIFVPNRAFLER; translated from the coding sequence ATGACTGATCTAAAAAGATTTATATCTCGATGCGCTGAAATAGTTGGAACGTCCAATGTGCTTCTGGAACCCGAAGACAGACTGGCTTACGGATACGATGCCAGCAGACTCGGAGCGATGCCTTTATGTGTGATAACGCCCGGTTTCACTGAAGAAGTATCCAAAATCCTTGCTGAAGCAAATCGGGAGCGTATCCCCGTTTACGCTCGCGGTGCAGGCAGTGGTATGGTCGGAGGAGTTGTTCCTACTCAACCGGGGATAGTCCTTTCTACAGAGCGGATGAACCGTATCATTGAAATAGACGAAGATAATTTCACGGCTTTCGTCGAACCTGGAGTCATTACCGGATCACTTCAAAAAGCTGTAAAACGTCTCGGCTTATTCTATCCCCCGGATCCATCGAGCCTGGCTTTTTCAACTATTGGTGGCAATGTAGCAACCGGTGCTGGAGGTCCCAGAGCGGTCAAATATGGTGTAACGAAAGATTATGTGTTAGGTTTAGAAGTAGTTTTGGCATCAGGAGAAGTCATCTCAACAGGCAAAGCAATTATAAAACGATCCGTGGGTTACGATTTAACTCGCCTTATGGTGGGATCGGAAGGCACCCTGGGAATTTTTACCAAGATTTTACTCCGGCTCATCCCCGCACCTACCGCAAGTTATCTTCTATTTGTGCCATTCCGAGGAGCAGAGCAAGCCGCCAAAGCTGTTGTCACCATCCTTAAGCACCGCATACTTCCGTCAGCTATAGAATTCATGGACGAAGACGTGGTTTCTCTGGTTGCTCCCCATTCACCCGTTCTCATTCCCCCGGAAACAAAAAGTCTTCTTCTTATAGAACTTGACGATCCTGAAGGACTTCTGGAAAAAAACACCAACGCTGTGCGTCAAATATGCATCGACCATGGGGCATTGATGGTAATGATTGCTTCCGATGATGCTGAAATCGATGCTCTATGGGTGGTCAGGCGAGCAATTTCGCCTAGCCTTGCCAAAATTCGCCCGGCGAAAATCAACGAGGATGTGGTGGTTCCCCGGTCTAGACTTCCAGAACTTGTAAACACTGTAAAAGAACTATCTAAGCGGTTCGGCATACCCATTGTAAGCTTTGGACATGCTGGTGACGGTAATCTTCACGTAAACATCCTTTACGATCCAAAAAATGAAGCTGAGCAAGAATCAGCACGAAAAGCCACAGAAACTCTCTTTCGATCTGTGCTTAACCTAGGTGGGTCTATTTCTGGTGAACACGGTATAGGAATAGCCAAATCTCCCTTTATAAGGTGGGATATTGGAGAAAGCACTCTTGAAACTATGTGGCGAATAAAATACGCTCTAGATCCCAACAATATTCTAAATCCAGGTAAGATTTTCGTCCCTAATCGAGCTTTTCTGGAACGTTAG
- a CDS encoding MerR family transcriptional regulator: MVHSKSDIDPNKPIYPIGVVAELIGVHPRTIRVYEQEGLIKPPRRGGKRFFSNADLQWLRCLRKLISDDGLNIAGIKKLLSMVPCWQIRNCDEETRKKCPAMLNFSIPCWELKPQICRQKGLDCSDCDVYKNKIHHVLKFKCDEK, from the coding sequence ATGGTTCATTCTAAATCAGATATAGATCCCAATAAGCCCATTTATCCGATAGGAGTTGTGGCAGAACTCATAGGTGTTCATCCTAGAACAATTAGAGTCTATGAACAAGAAGGCTTGATTAAACCGCCTCGTAGAGGAGGAAAGCGATTTTTCTCCAACGCCGACTTGCAGTGGCTTCGTTGCCTTAGAAAACTTATATCGGATGATGGTCTAAATATAGCCGGCATAAAAAAACTCCTGTCCATGGTGCCTTGCTGGCAAATAAGAAATTGCGACGAAGAAACCAGAAAAAAATGTCCTGCCATGCTGAATTTTTCTATACCTTGTTGGGAGCTTAAACCCCAGATTTGCCGCCAGAAAGGTCTCGATTGTAGTGATTGTGACGTGTATAAGAATAAGATCCACCACGTGTTGAAATTTAAATGCGATGAGAAATAA
- a CDS encoding CoA activase — protein MNVVEHPTFRRITDQIGKFNLKGKKLLIPDMAPIGARMLAACFRAFGVDAEVMETCKGLDLGKEFTSGKECYPCQVTLGDVLYHLVRERERLGKDFHPEDYVYFMPEADGPCRFGMYNKFQRLVLDRFPHFADVKIAYLSTADAYSTDGILPPEEASVFKKLSYVGMIVVDVLDRIAWRVRPYERIPGATNRLIEEAVRKLEVLLSQKGMELPFKEMYEIVDDTATKARFLINPNIPRKPRIGIVGEIYLRTHPGANQNLILEIERFGGEVVNSSLAEWFNFVSYEGLRKLGREMQLAWHFGYRQKLLPLAKKLLAQGLEVGYQLLRQKQVYDRVLAKLDIQPDHSVWTIERHLKRYGVFSFQIGTEAALSIGGAIEYVLEGFDGIVNVFPFTCMPSTVCAAILRPILAKHRIPYLDVAYDDSVQPNREMAIRTFLYQAAQRKVQKAKSA, from the coding sequence ATGAATGTGGTGGAACATCCAACCTTTCGCCGTATAACCGATCAAATAGGAAAGTTTAATCTAAAAGGCAAAAAGCTTCTCATTCCGGATATGGCGCCCATAGGAGCTCGTATGCTTGCGGCGTGTTTTAGAGCCTTTGGGGTAGATGCAGAGGTGATGGAAACCTGCAAAGGACTGGACCTTGGAAAGGAATTTACTTCGGGCAAGGAATGCTACCCCTGTCAGGTAACTCTTGGTGATGTGCTTTATCATCTAGTTCGTGAGAGAGAGCGGTTAGGGAAAGACTTTCATCCTGAGGATTATGTTTATTTCATGCCGGAGGCTGATGGCCCCTGTCGTTTTGGCATGTATAATAAATTCCAGCGCCTTGTCCTGGATCGTTTTCCTCATTTTGCCGATGTCAAAATCGCTTATCTTTCAACCGCCGATGCCTATTCAACCGATGGGATTCTTCCCCCCGAAGAAGCATCTGTTTTCAAAAAACTTTCCTACGTGGGAATGATTGTGGTTGACGTTCTTGATCGTATTGCCTGGCGAGTTCGACCTTACGAGCGAATTCCGGGAGCGACCAACAGGCTGATAGAAGAAGCCGTGAGAAAGCTCGAAGTTCTCTTATCCCAGAAAGGGATGGAACTTCCTTTTAAGGAAATGTATGAAATAGTGGATGATACGGCGACCAAAGCCAGGTTTCTTATTAACCCGAACATTCCCCGGAAACCAAGAATAGGTATTGTAGGCGAGATTTATCTCCGAACTCATCCAGGGGCGAATCAAAATCTGATTTTAGAAATTGAACGATTTGGAGGAGAAGTAGTCAATTCGTCTCTCGCCGAGTGGTTTAATTTCGTAAGCTATGAAGGGCTGAGAAAACTCGGGCGTGAAATGCAACTCGCCTGGCATTTTGGCTATCGCCAAAAATTGCTTCCCCTCGCCAAAAAGCTCTTGGCTCAGGGACTTGAAGTTGGATATCAGCTCCTTAGACAAAAGCAGGTTTATGACCGGGTTCTCGCAAAGCTTGACATTCAACCGGATCATTCTGTTTGGACCATTGAGCGCCATCTGAAGCGTTACGGTGTATTTTCCTTCCAGATAGGTACAGAAGCGGCTTTGAGTATCGGCGGAGCTATAGAATACGTGCTTGAAGGATTTGACGGCATTGTGAATGTCTTTCCCTTTACCTGTATGCCCAGCACGGTGTGTGCGGCTATACTTAGGCCGATCCTTGCAAAACACCGCATTCCTTACCTGGATGTGGCATACGATGATTCGGTGCAACCTAATAGAGAAATGGCGATCAGAACTTTCCTTTATCAAGCAGCTCAGAGAAAGGTTCAAAAGGCAAAGAGTGCATGA